The DNA window CCGAGAAATTCGACGCCACCCTGTGCAACCCGCCGTTCCATGCCTCTGAACAGGAAGCGCGCGCCAGCACCCGCCGCAAGCTGCATAAGTTGGGCAAAGGGGAAGTGGCCGACAAGCCGGTACAAAACTTCGGCGGCAAGAACAACGAGCTGTGGTGCGAAGGCGGCGAAGAGGCCTTTGTGCGCAAGATGGTGGAAGAGAGCGTCGGCAAGGCCAACAACTGCCTGTGGTTCACCTCGCTTATCTCAAAGAACACTACGCTGCCGGCCATCTACCATGCGCTGAAGGTGGCGGGCGCGGCCGAGGTGCGCAACATCGAGATGGCGCAAGGGCAGAAGATCAGCCGCTTCGTCGCCTGGACCTTCCATGACGCCGAGCAACAGGCCGCCTGGGCGGCCGAACGCTGGCGTTAATCCTTCCGGCGCCGGCTATCCTGTCGGCGCCGACAAAAATCCGCATTTTACCTTTCAATTTTCATGGCTTACGTTATTCTCAATACGAGTTTAATAATAAAAATCTTAGTCTGTTGGTTTATTTAAAATCGAATAATTACTTTACTGAATAAATAAATTTAATCCGGTTAATAGCAATAACCAGAAGGATCGGCGTTGCCCGCTCCTTCCGCAATGGCACGTCTGCGTGTGGGCGCGGCATGTGGCCAGGAAAATAAGAAAAGCGCCATCATCTGCCACAAGGACTACACCTTATGCTGTTACGATTCAGTCAGTTAACTACCCACACCGGCGCCGAACTGAGCGCGATAGAACACGCCGTGCCAATGATCGTATTCTCGCCAGAGGGCAGGGTATTGCGCGCCAACGATCTTTTTCTCAGCACGCTGGGATTTCAGCGTGATGACGTGATAGGCCAGCATCACCGTATTTTCTGCGATCCGAACTATGTCGCCAGCCCGCTGTATCGCAAACATTGGGAGACGCTGAATCAGGGGCAACCCATCACGGACACCATAAAGCGCATCGCGAAAAACGGCGAGGCGGTATGGCTGCAGGGCACTTACGCGCCGGTACTGAATAAACAGGGTAAGGTGGTGGAAATCGTCAAGATCGCCAGCGAAGTGACCGAGCGAGTGACCCAGGCGCAGGAACATCGCAGCCTGCTGGCGGCGCTGAATCGATCGATGGCGATGATCTCTTTTACGCCGCAGGGCACCATTGTCAGCGCCAACGACAATATGCTGGCGCTGATAGGTTATCGGCTGGACGAGGCGCGTGGGCAGTCGCATGCGGTGCTGTGCCTGCCGGAGTTCGTCGCTTCCGACGACTATCGGCGGCACTGGCAGCGTCTGGCGCGCGGCGAGTTTATCACCGGGCGTTTTGAACGCATCAATCGGCGCGGTGAGCGAGTATGGCTGGAGGCCAGCTATAACCCGATCCTCGACAACGAAGGTCAGGTGGTGAAGGTGGTGAAGATTGCTCAGGACATCACTCGGCTGATGCAACAGCAGCAGCATGAAGAAGAAATGGTGCGCAGCGCCCATCACCTGTCGCTCGATACCGATCGGCAGGCGGCGCAGGGCGCGGCGATCGTGCAGCAGGCGGTGCAGGGCATGCAGCAGGTTGAAGCGGCGGCGCGTGAAACGTCGGCGGTGATCACCGAACTGGGCCAATGCTCTCAGCAGATTGGCACCATCGTCGAAGCCATTCGTAAAATTGCCGCCCAAACCAACCTGCTGGCGATTAACGCCTCCATCGAAGCCGCCCACGCCGGTGAGCACGGGCGCGGCTTTGCGGTGGTGGCCAACGAGGTACGCACGCTGGCGGAACAATCGCGCAAGGCGGCGACCGAGATCGAACGCATGACCAAGTCTATCCAGCAAGGCGTGGCGGCGGCGATCGCCGGCATGGCGACCTGCGTGGAACAGGCCGGCGGCGGTGTGGCATTGACCCATGACGCCGGAGAAGTGATTAACCAGGTCAACATCGGCATGCATGACGTCGTGAAGCTGATGCAGGCGTTTACTTCGGTGAAGCAGGGCGACGCGCTGCACTGAGTTTGCCGGACGCCGCCCCTGAAAACGGGGCGGCATTTGTCCCCTCCCTCCGATCTCTGCGCCGTTGAGCTGCGGTTCAACGTTGCCATCCTATGCTATGCTTAAAAGTGAGCGAACGTTCGTTCATTAATTTATATTCATTTGTGGCGCCAGGCGCCCCTTTCACCGTTTCGGAGCTGCCGATGGGAAACCGAGAAAAGATTGTCGACGCCGCGCTGCACAGCTTTACCGATAAGGGATTTCACCAGACCAGCATGCGGGATATCGCACAGGCGGCGGGCGTCAGCGTCGGCAACCTCTATAACCACTTTACCGGCAAGGAAGCGCTGATCGGCGAAATTGCGCTGCTTGAGAACGACGTATTCACCGAGCTCGCCGCCGGATTGCAGGGGGACAGAAAACGGCCGAAACAGGCGCTGTCGGCCTTTTTTACCGCCTATCACGCCTTTGTCTCTGCCCCCGGCAATGTACAGCTGTCGGCTGAGATCGTGGCCGAAGTGGGGCGCAACCCGGCGTTGGCCGAGCCGTTCAGCGCCAACCAGCGGCAGCTGATTGAGGCGCTGGCGACGACGATCGCCGAGGCTCAGCAAACCGGCGAGATCGCACCGGCGGTC is part of the Serratia surfactantfaciens genome and encodes:
- a CDS encoding TetR/AcrR family transcriptional regulator; amino-acid sequence: MGNREKIVDAALHSFTDKGFHQTSMRDIAQAAGVSVGNLYNHFTGKEALIGEIALLENDVFTELAAGLQGDRKRPKQALSAFFTAYHAFVSAPGNVQLSAEIVAEVGRNPALAEPFSANQRQLIEALATTIAEAQQTGEIAPAVAPLALAQLVLDVIESQAWRQAIFASPSPEETTPVRLLEQLLYRHP
- a CDS encoding methyl-accepting chemotaxis protein, whose product is MLLRFSQLTTHTGAELSAIEHAVPMIVFSPEGRVLRANDLFLSTLGFQRDDVIGQHHRIFCDPNYVASPLYRKHWETLNQGQPITDTIKRIAKNGEAVWLQGTYAPVLNKQGKVVEIVKIASEVTERVTQAQEHRSLLAALNRSMAMISFTPQGTIVSANDNMLALIGYRLDEARGQSHAVLCLPEFVASDDYRRHWQRLARGEFITGRFERINRRGERVWLEASYNPILDNEGQVVKVVKIAQDITRLMQQQQHEEEMVRSAHHLSLDTDRQAAQGAAIVQQAVQGMQQVEAAARETSAVITELGQCSQQIGTIVEAIRKIAAQTNLLAINASIEAAHAGEHGRGFAVVANEVRTLAEQSRKAATEIERMTKSIQQGVAAAIAGMATCVEQAGGGVALTHDAGEVINQVNIGMHDVVKLMQAFTSVKQGDALH